tgtccaagagtggatttgtacacccttgctgaaataaactgtgtgaccgcaggtgtatattctctctcttgggaagcctcacaggacaaagatggataaggtgcaaacgtttgtggagtcaggcaagcccgaggacttggaaggttgcacgagggatcaattgaaacaaatagcagaaaaatgtggcatcaggttgaaagcatctaaagtagctgggatgaaggatgagatcctgaggcagttaagagccaaaagtgaagcggcagagcaaggagcccaaagaggagctgaaagtggaaaggaggatgatgggcaggatgaagtgagatcccagggatcgagtaggagcagcaagagtagccgcagtagcaggagtagccggaataggagcttggagagattccagttagagctccagatgcagcgtgaggacaaggagagacagttccagctggaaaagatgaaattagaactgcagatgaaaaatgaagccgagaaggaaaaagagaaaaccagactggaagtagaaaaagagaaaaccaaactggaagtagaaaaagagaaaaccagagtaagggaactggagttggaacaagagaaagaaaaagagaaagcaagactagaggtcgaaaaagaaaaagagagaacaaaacaaatgcagatagaagcgaacagaaccttggctgagcaaaggattgaacatgggttgccagagagcaccacccaggtatcacacccaccagatgttagggttagggagaaggacattcccttgtttgttcccgaagaggcagagagctttttcgagcattttgagaaagtagccagtatcaaggagtggccacaggaggaatgggcccagctggtccagttaagattgaccggtgcagccagggaggcatacacccaattgtcactggaagagtgccaggattatgccacggtaaagagcagcattttgcgctcgtttcagttaaccccagaagcttataggaagcgcttcagagagatggtgaaagttggagcatgtacgtttgctgagacagcaagagatctggaaagacgattccagaagtggattgaggctgctggagttggatcttacgctgacctaaagcaactgatggtcatggagaagttcttggagatgatgcatcccgaaacaaagttcaagatccaagaagcagggataaaggaggtgaaagatgccgcagatagggcggatatgattactgaagcgtacaagagcttaagagagaacagagtgcagaatgaggtgagacgcagcaatggcagacccaatggagtctggggaggaagaaattatgaaagacccagaggaacctggggtgagaaaaattttgataaatgggcagataaaagtaagtaccctaaaactcagaagagtaggtcgcgcacttcatctgaaagtgaggatggaggagcaaaacgagaaactaatcgttatccaggaaatcaagagtccagtaaagctccacagagtacgagtagtacgtctggcccgaggaagtccaatacgagtgggcagagtcagagctactctggtacatatagaagagacttttcccagatgagatgttacaattgtaacggattgggtcacgtgatgcgagattgtcggcagggcaagagagttgtgaccctggccatgtgtgacccccgaggtaaatatactaatgtgttccgagacaaaccacagaaagtgaacttagtgaacgagaggtatagaccgttcatgagcaaaggttggatcagtgtaggaggccaacctgaggtggaagttggtatcttaagagataccggagctaatcagagcttgtttgcgagaagcctgattgggaatgatcgacggttagctggcagtgggaagatgaaagtatatgggttattgtctgagagtgacatgcccgtatgcactgtccagctaaggtcggaatatgtgtcggcagaggtgatgttgggagtgtgccccgacatacctgttccaggagtccaagtgatcctggggaatgacttgtgcgggacaaaggtgttgccgagagtcgtagcggagacggtgccagaggagtgcccagaaggccacggcacgggtgggacacctgagagtgtgaacctgactgacatccgaggagatgagtcaggagaccgccaagccattgagtaccctgtctcggtagtgacgaagacagaggtggccgacaaggaagacgctggagaagatgatacagtgtcgattcagccggtagaagatatcgacgtagatatagcacggctatttgatgaaggtccagcccaggaaaatgaagtctcggtgaggtcaaaagtgaagatggcccagccgaagaagaatactgtgaagggagttgacctgaagagagcccagactgctgaaattgagagtcggaaggcgaatgcaactgtgctgagtaggaatgaggaaggatgtggacagactgaagacgggaatagagcgtcaagtggtccacgagcacagaggcatatggatagtggagttaagttgtttgagatgtcaggagtcgccatgtttcacagaaaacgtggaggagagatagtgaagaagagtaatagccgggaaaatgaaaggagaagagacagtatgtgtggagagatgcttacgagcactttgggagaggcaaagcgacatgtatggtcgagtgctgttggatgtagtgcagtgctcgaagaaacttttagggaacgaagaagagtcgaaggagaagaaatggagtggtatagaagtgaaaagtgtaggaagaggatgatgatgcaagcatggagggatagaagaaagccgaggactcgatggaagtcagacAGGATGAGATCTTGGATAAATGCGGAGAcgcaagggaggatcgtcggtgaagacgaggaagtgaagtatgatgacaggaggcggaagtataacggcagtagatggaagtgtgaagacgacagaggaggtgcagacagtagatgtctgactctggacgggaagagaagaagacgaggaaacggagggtggagacagtaagtagagtggaccaatggattgcaggcgtccaaggaggacagcctagccaagaggtgccagagaggtcaaatcgtttgtgagaagaccatgtttctggagagttgtgagccggatgttgcaaggtgcaacgaattatttgtagactcctaagagagtatatggggtgaagaacgagacagcgtggtggcggatgtattatcccgagctttgccactggaataactctcaaaaataaggggaggggagtgttatgatctcagcctacaggagaaacgagtctccctccttgagagttattcagcaagcctgacctaactagaaggtctagcaaaatttgaggtgataacacatatgtaaaatagttggttggatatgtgtaacagtttgagattatgggcaatgcagaagaaaatagataaatgactggctaggagatgtggacattttgctggaggcttgaggctcgcttctggaggaccttgacctcacttgagtgccagacatcgcagggggaagccgcgcttcgttgagctcccgtcagaagggaacccctagtgatatatctctaagagaagagaagtgtgcagacgtgccagctgtggaatcgagctggggacgtgtggtctcaagtcgtggacgataattagtgaatattaagccgcccggaggcattattgtgg
This genomic window from Procambarus clarkii isolate CNS0578487 chromosome 26, FALCON_Pclarkii_2.0, whole genome shotgun sequence contains:
- the LOC138369054 gene encoding uncharacterized protein; this encodes MAQPKKNTVKGVDLKRAQTAEIESRKANATVLSRNEEGCGQTEDGNRASSGPRAQRHMDSGVKLFEMSGVAMFHRKRGGEIVKKSNSRENERRRDSMCGEMLTSTLGEAKRHVWSSAVGCSAVLEETFRERRRVEGEEMEWYRSEKCRKRMMMQAWRDRRKPRTRWKSDRMRSWINAETQGRIVGEDEEVKYDDRRRKYNGSRWKCEDDRGGADSRCLTLDGKRRRRGNGGWRQ